The Bacteroidia bacterium region TTACTTTACCATAAGGAGCTAGTTTGAGAGCTAAGGACAAACCTGCCACTCCTGAACCTATAATTAAAAAGTCTGTTTTGTGCATACTTTGAACATAAAGACAAATATAAATAGCAGTACGTTCAAATAAAATGAAGGCTAATGTACTCTATCGCCCCGCAGCTCTAACGAAGCCATGATTTTTGCTTCGGCTTCTAGATATTCATTCCAGCGTTCTTTGACTTTACTTTCAGGTAAATAACATTTAGCTAAATCTAAAAAAACACGATAATGCTCTGCTTCTGAAATCATAAATTCACGGTAAAACTGACGCAAGTGGGCATCTGTACAATACAAAGAAAGTAACCGAAAGCGTTCACAGCTACGGGCTTCTATCATTGCACAAGTAAGAAGTTCTTCTACTAATCGTTCATGCTTAGGTCCGCCTTTTTTCTGTACTTTCAAAAGTAAATTGACATATTCGTCTTTTCGCTGCTTACCTAAGTGCAGCCCTCTGCTTTTAAGTTCTTTCAATACACGTTCAAAGTGCGACCATTCTTCAGTTACAATTGGAGTTACAGTGTCTACTACTTCCACGTATTCGGAATAATTTACAATTAACGAAATGCCTTGCGAAGCGGCTTTTTGTTCGCAATATGCGTGGTCAGTCAATATTTCTTCTATGCTTTTTTCTGCAATATTTACCCAGCGTGGGTCCGTAGCTAATTTCAACCCCAACATACCTCTGTATGCTAAAAATAATTCTCAAAAATACGTCAATTTTTTCTAAACTTGACTATACAAGCCTTTTTTGAAAAAATTTTTTAACTGCCGAAAAAATGCAAAAAAGTACTTATGTCTTTTTTACCTAAAAAATTCGGTTTGTTTGAGTATATGTTAGCATTTATTGGCACAGTTAGTATATAAGTTAGTTGTAGGATAAGATTGACAAAATTTTTTGGGCGTGCCCTTGTGGGCATTCGCTTGCGCTCATGCCCACAAGGTCGGCGTGCTACGGGCTACGCTAACGCTTCGGTGCTTCGCTTCGCTCCGCACCGTGCTGACGCACGCCCTTCGCATGCCTCACGCAAGGGATCTCTGAAAAAGCCATTTCTCTGTTTCTTATGCAAGGTTTTAGTTTGTAAGTGATTGTACTTCAAGCTCAAACAAGGTAAAGACATAATTAATCAAGGTTATTTGCGTGAGGGGCATGGAGCATGCCGTTAGGCAGTACGAAGCGTTAGCGAAGTACCGAAGCGAAGCGTAGTGCGGAATGCCCCGACCCTTGCGTTAGCAAGGGGCACGCCCAAAAAAGTAAGCTTAATCCTTTTTAATAAATTTTTTCATTTTAGCAGTCTGAAAGCTGTACACCTACGCAATTTTTGAGGTTATACTCAACATTTTAGTTCCTAATTGAGTAGTTAGCAAGTTGCCTTACTTACTTTTGATAGCACTACGGATTGGTAGAGATTTGACTATTTATCAGAGCTCTGATAGTCCTATCTTCAATGCGTTTCTACTTACACTAACTCTTCTTTACGTACAACTGAAACAGTAACTGCTTCATCACCTGGTTTGTAGTCTACTTTGAGTAAGTCCCCCTCTTTGAGGTTAGCTTTGAGTATCTCTTCTGCAATAGGATCTTCAAGATATTTTTGTATAGCTCTGTTGAGCGGTCTTGCGCCGTATTGAGGATCATAGCCTTTTTCAGCTAAGAACTCTTTTACAGCATGGGTTACTTCAATTTTGTAGTTCAATGCTTCTAGTCTTTTGAACATTTTTGAAAGGGCTATATCAATAATCTGAATGATGTGTTCTTTCTGCAATGGGTTGAATATAATTACATCATCTATACGATTGAGGAACTCAGGGGCAAATACTTTTCGCAATGCACTTTGAATTGTACGTTTAACATTATCTTGCTGTGCTTCTTTTTCCTTATCTTCTGGAGCAAAACCTATACTTCTGCCAAAGTTTTTAATTTCTCTTGCACCTATATTAGAGGTCATAATGATAACTGTGTTTTTGAAATCTACCTTTCTACCCATGCTGTCTGTAAGAATGCCATCATCTAATACTTGGAGTAGAATGTTAAATACGTCAGGATGAGCTTTTTCAATCTCATCTAATAGTACTACGGAGAAAGGTTTTCTGCGAACTTTTTCAGTGAGTTGACCACCTTCCTCATATCCTACGTAACCTGGGGGTGCCCCTATCAAGCGAGATACTGCGAATTTCTCCATGTACTCACTCATATCTATGCGTATCAATGCGTCTTCACTATCAAACAGATAGCGGGCTAATTCTTTAGCTAGTTCTGTTTTTCCTACACCCGTAGGACCTAAGAACAAGAAAGAACCGATGGGTTTTTTAGGGTCTTTTAGTCCTGCACGCGTGCGCTGAATAGCTTTACACAACTTGATTACTGCTTCATCTTGACCAATAATTTTAGACTTCAGCTCATTGGGCATGTTGAGTAATTTTTGGCTTTCTGCCATAGCCACTTTGGTAACAGGGATGCCTGTCATCATGGATACGACTTGGGCAACGTCTTCCGCGGTTACAATGTGTTTTATGTTTTTGCTATCTTCTTCCCATTTGAGTTTAGCTTTTTCTAGTGCCTCCATCAATTTTTTCTCTTCATCTCTAAGCTTGGCTGCTTCTTCAAATCTTTGACTTTTGACTACTTGAGTTTTCTTTTCTTTGACTTCTTCTATTTGTTTTTCAATCTCTTCAATTATTTTTGGAACCTGTATATTAGACAAATGCACGCGGCTGCCTGCTTCATCTAATACATCGATGGCTTTGTCAGGTAAAAAGCGGTCTGTAATATATCTTTCACTTAGTTTGACGCAAGCTTCAATGGCTTCTGGAGTGTAAATAACATTGTGATGTTCTTCGTATTTTTGTTTAATGTTATTGAGAATTTGAAGAGTTTCCTCCACAGTGGTAGGCTCTACTATAATTTTTTGGAATCTACGGTCTAAAGCGCCGTCTTTTTCAATGTATTGACGATATTCATCCAACGTAGTAGCTCCTATGCACTGGATTTCTCCTCTGGCTAGCGCGGGTTTGAACATATTTGAGGCATCTAGTGAGCCGCTTGCGCCCCCTGCGCCTACAATAGTGTGTAGCTCATCAATAAATAGAATAACGTTAGGTGCTTTTTCTAATTCAGCCATAATGGCTTTCATGCGCTCTTCAAACTGTCCGCGATACTTAGTACCTGCCACTAATGACGCCAAGTCCAAAGTAACGACGCGTTTATTAAACAGTACTCGACTGACTTTTTTCTGTACTATTCTCAAGGCTAGCCCTTCGGCAATTGCAGTTTTACCTACCCCAGGTTCACCAATCAATACGGGGTTGTTTTTCTTTCTACGGCTAAGCACCTGAGCTACACGCTCAATTTCTTTTTCCCTACCAATAATAGGGTCAAGTTTTCCTTCCTCAGCTGCTTTTGTCAAGTCCCTGCCGAAGTTATCTAATACAGGGGTTTTGCTATTTTTATCCACTTTTCTTTCAGAACTATAACGAGTTTCTTCTAATGGATCGTTAATTTCTGAAGACCTGTTTTGAAAGTCGTAGTTTCTATATGGAATATCTTCCTGCTTGTAGATATGCACAACCTCCTCGTAGACCTTTTCGTACGTTACATCAAAATTATGTAGGATGTTTGCTGCAATATGGTCTTTTTCTTTGAGTAAAGCTAACAAAATATGTTCAGTATTTACAACTTTTATTCCAAATAAAGAAGCCTCTAAATAAGCAGTCTTTATGATTTTTTCAGACTGCTTAGTCAGGGGCAAGTTAGATATATTTGAACTATACAAGTTGCGCCCATGAGCGTACTGTTCAATTGTCCTACGCAAAGTTCTCAAATCTACACCTAAATTTTGTAAAATCCTTGCCGCTGTACCATTCGATTCACGAATGATACCTAAGAGTATGTGTTCAGTGCCAATATGGTCATAGCCTAAGCGAAGTGCTTCTTCTCTACTGAAGCTGAATACCTCACGAGCTTGTTCTGAAAAATTTCCAAATTCAGACATATTTACTACAAAGTTACAAGAATCAACAAAAATATAAACAAAATTTAAACTCAATACGTTGCTAAGGCTGTTTTAGTTTCATTTTAACGCTGTACTGCATACTTATTCTGAAAATAGTCATCATAAAAATCTCCGTAATAGCCAATTCGTTCAATAGCAGCTAGTGCTTCACTGACATCTAACCCTTCTACTTCTCGGATTACTTTTATGTAAATTCTGTCATCGTACTTAGTAAAGCTCACTCCGTAAAGGATATAGTTTATTTCTAACAGCTCTTCAAAAAATTTTTCGCGGTTTGTAGTGGGTACTTTGGTAATAGGTGCCATTACTTGAAAATAAGCCCTTTTGTCTTTTTCCGAATAAGTTAAATCTATCCAAATGGGAGCAGAGCCTTTTTTGAGATTCCACTTTCCTTGTTCCTGATCCCTGCATAACTTGGGATCTATACCTAGCGCTGCAATCGCTTGCTCTACTACATCGTAGTATTTCATTAAGTTTTCCATAATAACAAAGGTACAGATTTTTGCAGAGAAATAAATCAGATTTTTGAAAAACTTGCTACACTATGCTTTTTTGAGATAATTACACATACCTCTGCATAATTTGGTAAGCTATTGTTGCCACAGTATAGGCTAAGCCCAT contains the following coding sequences:
- a CDS encoding tRNA-(ms[2]io[6]A)-hydroxylase, whose product is MLGLKLATDPRWVNIAEKSIEEILTDHAYCEQKAASQGISLIVNYSEYVEVVDTVTPIVTEEWSHFERVLKELKSRGLHLGKQRKDEYVNLLLKVQKKGGPKHERLVEELLTCAMIEARSCERFRLLSLYCTDAHLRQFYREFMISEAEHYRVFLDLAKCYLPESKVKERWNEYLEAEAKIMASLELRGDRVH
- a CDS encoding ATP-dependent Clp protease ATP-binding subunit; the protein is MSEFGNFSEQAREVFSFSREEALRLGYDHIGTEHILLGIIRESNGTAARILQNLGVDLRTLRRTIEQYAHGRNLYSSNISNLPLTKQSEKIIKTAYLEASLFGIKVVNTEHILLALLKEKDHIAANILHNFDVTYEKVYEEVVHIYKQEDIPYRNYDFQNRSSEINDPLEETRYSSERKVDKNSKTPVLDNFGRDLTKAAEEGKLDPIIGREKEIERVAQVLSRRKKNNPVLIGEPGVGKTAIAEGLALRIVQKKVSRVLFNKRVVTLDLASLVAGTKYRGQFEERMKAIMAELEKAPNVILFIDELHTIVGAGGASGSLDASNMFKPALARGEIQCIGATTLDEYRQYIEKDGALDRRFQKIIVEPTTVEETLQILNNIKQKYEEHHNVIYTPEAIEACVKLSERYITDRFLPDKAIDVLDEAGSRVHLSNIQVPKIIEEIEKQIEEVKEKKTQVVKSQRFEEAAKLRDEEKKLMEALEKAKLKWEEDSKNIKHIVTAEDVAQVVSMMTGIPVTKVAMAESQKLLNMPNELKSKIIGQDEAVIKLCKAIQRTRAGLKDPKKPIGSFLFLGPTGVGKTELAKELARYLFDSEDALIRIDMSEYMEKFAVSRLIGAPPGYVGYEEGGQLTEKVRRKPFSVVLLDEIEKAHPDVFNILLQVLDDGILTDSMGRKVDFKNTVIIMTSNIGAREIKNFGRSIGFAPEDKEKEAQQDNVKRTIQSALRKVFAPEFLNRIDDVIIFNPLQKEHIIQIIDIALSKMFKRLEALNYKIEVTHAVKEFLAEKGYDPQYGARPLNRAIQKYLEDPIAEEILKANLKEGDLLKVDYKPGDEAVTVSVVRKEELV
- a CDS encoding YbjN domain-containing protein, which encodes MENLMKYYDVVEQAIAALGIDPKLCRDQEQGKWNLKKGSAPIWIDLTYSEKDKRAYFQVMAPITKVPTTNREKFFEELLEINYILYGVSFTKYDDRIYIKVIREVEGLDVSEALAAIERIGYYGDFYDDYFQNKYAVQR